GAGCATCGCCGAAACGGAACCGGCGACAACGAGCTTCTTGAACATAGCTTTCTCCCACGAGAAAAATCGAATCAACAAGAATCCGCACGGAAAACAATCCGCCCGGGACGCCAACCACAGACACGAGCAATGCTTTTATATCAGTCGCTTAGAAAAACAGCATATTGGCCTGACCAAACGAGCAAACACAACGCTAATAAAACATCAATATAATGTCAATGAAAATTCCGTATAACATCTTGAAGTTTTCGCACCACTCAGGGGAATAGCACATGACCACCCGTACTCCCTCTAGCAAGGATCATGCAAAGGAACAGCCGCGCATCGTTTCTTCGGCGCACCTGGTCTCGGAAAAATCCCCGGAACTCTCGGAAATCGAATTCGGGCTGATCATCTTCTCGCACGCGTTCAACCGCTGGATGATCCGCTGCATGAGCGCCGCAGGCGTCAAGGACATGACACCGGTCGACGTGATGGTGATGCACCACATCAACCACCGCGGTTCGGAAAAGCGTCTCGCCGACATCTGCTTCGTCCTCAACATCGAGGACACGCACGTCGTCTCCTACTCGGTCAAGAAACTGCTCGGCATGGATCTGGTGCAGAGCACCAAACGGGGGAAGGAAGTCTTTCTCAAGGCGACCGAAGCCGGCGCGGCGCTCTGCGCGCGCTATCGCGACGTACGCGAAGCCTGCCTGCTACCGGGCTTTTCGGGCGAATCCGAGGAAAACGGCCGCTTCGGCGAGGTGGCGCAACTCCTGCGCACGCTGTCCGGCCGTTATGACCAGGCGGCGCGCGCCGCCTCGTCGTATTGATCGTATCGATCGGGGGGGGCTGTCTCAGCGCCCGCGGTAAAGCACGCTCGGATGGATCTCGTGCAAAACCTTCTGGATGCCGAGTCGCGACTTGAGATTGAGAATCACCGGCGAACGGGTGTTGGCACCGATCACGCCATCGGCGGAAGCATCGCGGTAAACAATCACGACCACGGCGGCGTCGGACGGGTCCGACAATCCGAGCACGGCGCAATCCTCGTCGGAAAGTTCGATGTCGTAGGCGAGATCGAGCGCCTCGGGCACGACGATCGGAAACATCACCTGCGAATCATCCACCGACTGCAGCCAGAACACCGTGCTGCCGCCCTCCTGGTGGAAGAGCTTGAAACGGTGATGCGTCTCGAATCCGGCCAGCCCCTGCGGAAAATTGAACAGCGTATCGGGGTCCACGTCCACGTTCTTGAGCCCCAGTCGGTCGATATCGATCTTCATGCATCTCTCCCTGTCAAAATCATGCCTGGCCGAACTATCCGGCGCCTTTGACCGGCATTATGCTACGTGCAAGGCGCGGGCGCCAACACCCGCTCGCACACTTGTCTTTTCGACCCTGATTGCGTAGTGTTCGCCCTCTTTTCCTTTCGACAAGAAACACCGATGTCCTCTGCAGAACTCCGCATCACCCAGAAGATCGCTGAAGAAGTCGGCTGCCGCCTGCAACAGGTGGTGGCCACCGTTACCCTGCTCGACGAAGGCGCCACCGTCCCGTTCATCGCCCGCTACCGCAAGGAAGTCACCGGCGGACTCGATGACACCCAGTTGCGCCTGCTCGACGAGCGGCTGACCTATCTGCGCGAACTCGAAGACCGCCGCGCCGCGATCCTCGCGTCGATCGAGGAACAAGGCAAGCTGACGCCCGAACTCGCCGCCCAGATCGACGGCGCCGAAACCAAGCAGAGCCTCGAAGACCTCTACCTGCCGTACAAGCCGAAACGCCGTACCAAGGCGCAGATCGCGCGCGAAGCGGGCCTCGCGCCGCTCGCCGAAGCGCTGCTCGCCGACCCGACGCTGTCGCCGGAAAGCGAAGCCGAAAAATACCTCAACGCCGACGCCGGCTTTACCGACACCAAGGCAGTTCTTGACGGCGCGCGGCAGATCCTGATGGAGCAGTTTTCCGAAGACGCCGTCCTGCTCGGCGACCTGCGCGCTTATCTCGACGATCATGCCGTCGTCAAATCGACCGTGGTCGAGGGCAAGGAGACCGAGGGCGCCAAGTTCCGCGATTATTTCGATTATTCGGAACCGCTCGCCAGCGTCCCCTCGCACCGCGCGCTCGCGCTCTTCCGCGGCCGCAACGAAGGCATGCTGCAGGTCGCGCTGGTGCTCGATTCGGAACTCGATGAAGCCAACAAGCCGGTCGGCCACAACCCGTGCGAGGCGCGTATCGCCAAGCGTGCGGGCATCAGCGACCAGGGCCGTCCGGCCGACAAATGGCTGTCCGACACCGTACGCTGGACCTGGCGCATCAAGGTCTTCATGCATCTTGAATCGGACCTGATGAACGCGCTGCGCGAACGTGCCGAGGAGGAAGCCATCCGCGTCTTCGGCACCAACCTGCACGACCTGCTGCTCGCCGCGCCGGCCGGTCCGCGCACGACGATGGGCATCGACCCTGGCATCCGCACCGGCTGCAAGGTCGCCGTCGTCGATGCCACCGGCAAGCTGCTCGAAACCGCCACGATCTATCCGCACGAACCTCGCTGCGACTGGAACGGCGCCCTGCACACGCTGGCCGTGCTGGCGAAGAAACACAACGTCAATCTGATCAGCATCGGCAACGGCACCGCCTCGCGCGAGACCGACAAGCTCGCCGCCGACCTCATCCGTGGCCTGCCGGAACTGCGCATGACCAAGATCGTCGTCTCGGAAGCCGGCGCCTCGGTCTATTCGGCCTCCGAATATGCTGCCCGCGAATTCCCCGAACTCGACGTCAGCCTGCGCGGCGCCGTCTCGATTGCGCGCCGCCTGCAGGACCCGCTCGCCGAACTCGTCAAGATCGAGCCGAAATCGATCGGTGTCGGCCAGTACCAGCACGACGTCAGCCAGACCAAGCTGGCACGCGCGCTCGACGGTGTCGTCGAGGACTGCGTCAATGCCGTCGGTGTCGACGTCAATACCGCCTCGATCCCGCTGCTGACACGCGTGTCGGGCCTCAACAGCACGTTGGCCAGCAACATCGTCGCCTTCCGCGACAAGCACGGCGCCTTCGCCAACCGCAAGGCGCTGCTTGAGGTGCCACGCATGGGCGACAAGACCTTTGAACAAGCCGCCGGCTTCCTGCGCGTCATGAGCGGTGACAACCCGCTCGACGCCTCGGCCGTCCACCCGGAAGCCTATCCGCTGGTCGAACGCATCCTGGCCGACATCAAGAAGGGCATCAAGGACGTCATCGGCGATACGCGCCTTGTGAAGTCGCTGCAGGCGGTCAAATACACCGACGAGAAATTCGGTCTGCCGACCGTGCAGGACATCCTCAAGGAACTCGAAAAACCGGGCCGCGACCCGCGTCCGGAATTCAAGACCGCCGTGTTCAAGGACGGCGTCGAGGAAGTCAAGGACCTGCGTCCCGGCATGCTGCTCGAAGGCGTCGTCACCAACGTCGCCAACTTCGGCGCCTTCGTCGATATCGGCGTGCATCAGGACGGCCTCGTGCACATCTCGTCGCTCTCGAACAAGTTCGTCAAGGACCCGCGCGAAGTCGTCAAGGCCGGCGACGTCGTCAAGGTCAAGGTGCTCGAAGTCGATCTGCCGCGCCAGCGCATCGCGCTGACCATGCGCCTGACCGACGACGTGCCGGCCGGACCGAAGACCGGCAACGTGCCGATGAGCGGCAAGGCGCGACAGCAGCAGGCACGCCAACCGGAGCAATCCGGCGCCATGGCGGCGGCATTTGCCAAACTGAAGCGCTGATCCCGGGCGGGGCGCCGTCCCCGCCTCCCTGCAAACGAAAGGAGTCCCGCATGGTCCTGCTTGAATTCTCGATGTTCCCGACCACCGTCGGCGAAAGCAAGAGCGCCTATGTCGCTCGCATTATCGACATCATCGACCGGAGCGGCGTCACCTACCAGCTGACGCCGATGGGCACCATCCTCGAAGGCGAATGGTCGGAGGTGATGGGCGTCGTCACCGCCTGCTTCGAAGCGCTCAAGGCCGACTGCCCGCGCATCAGCACGCAACTCAAGGTTGATTACCGCGCCGGCAGCGACAGCCGGATGAAGACGAAGATCGCCGCGGTCGAGAACCATCTCGGACGCAAGCTGTCGACTTGATCCCAACACTGACTTGCGCACCCCGATGATCACGGTCTATGGCATCAAGAACTGCGACACGATGAAAAAGGCGTTCGCCTGGCTTGATGCAAACGGCATCGCCTACGAATTTATCGACTACAAGCAGGCCGGCGTGGTCGCCGACCGCCTGCCCGACTGGAACCGTCGAGCCGGCTGGCAAACGCTCCTCAACACGCGCGGCCTGATGTGGCGCAAGCTCTCCGAAGCCGAACGCGCCGACCTCGACGAAGACAAGGCGCTGGCGTTGATGACCCGACATCCGGTACTGGTCAAGCGTCCGGTCCTCGACACCGGAAAGACGTTGCTCGTCGGTTTCTCGTCCGAAAGCTACGGCGAAACGCTGGGCTGACTTTTCCTCACTGCCTCGGCAGACAGCGAAAAAACCATTGCAATGCCGGCCAAGTGCCGGCATCATTTCTTCGTCACGGCGAACACCAGACGCCGAACCCGCTCCGAAACATAAAAACACCAGCTCCCGGAGCCTTCCCCAGAAAAACAGATGACACGTGTCGCCATGTCGCGACGCAAACGGCGCGCGCGCCGCACATTCAACATCTCGGGGACTGTCTCAGGAGAATATGGCAATGTTTCGTCAGGACACTGCGAGCCTTCGTTGCGCGTCCGTTGCCTGGGTGCACGCCCGGGCGCGACGAAGCGCGGTGGTGCGCGCCCCCCGGCATTTGAATCCATCCATTGGCCTGTCGCTCGGTCTGCTCCTCGCCATCACCCCCGCCGCCCACCTACGTGCGCAAACCTCCTTCGACAGTTCGCCGCTGTCGATCAGCGGATTCGGCACCCTGGGCGCCGTACGCGCAAGCAATCCGCAGATCGAAGTGCTGCGCGACTCGTCGCAACCGAAGGCCATCGACACCCAGTGGTCGACACGTACCGACTCGGCGCTCGGCGTGCAGGCCGTCTATCGTTTCAGCGACACCCTCGATGCCGTCGTCCAGGCCGTATCGCATTATCAGCAAAACGGCAGTTTCCGCCCCGACCTCACCTGGGCCTTCCTCAAGTACGACGTAACACCGCGCTTCTCGGTACGCCTCGGACGCGTCGGCATCGAATTCCTGATGCAGGCCGATGCCCGCCTGGTCGGCTATTCGTATCTGCCGATCCGGCCGCCAACGGAATTCTACGGTTTTATCCCGATCAACTACGGCGACGGCGTCGATGCGCGCCTGCGCTGGCCGGTCGGCGACGGCATCCTGCGGCTCGAAGGCTTCGCCGGCCGGGCAGCCGACAACATTCCCAACTACAACTTCAAGGGAACGGGCATCTTCAAGGGAACGCTCGGCTACGACATCGGCGCCTGGCAGTTCCGCTACATCAACACCGAGGCAAAACTCGCCCACAACCGGGACAGCATGAAATCGTTCGTCGACGGGCTCACCCAGGCCGGCGCGGTGAGCGTCGCACGCAGCATCGAACTGCTGGACAAGGTCAGCACCTACCAATCGCTCGGCGCGGCCTATGACGACGGAAACTGGCAACTCCAGGCCGCCGTCAACACCATTCGGCACGAAGCCGCACAGATGCAGAACTCGCAAGCGCTGACCCTGCTGGCTGGCTATCGCTGGGGCCGTCTGACGCCCTACTTCAGCTATGCGCAGGCGAAGAATTCGCCAAAGCCGCTGACCTCCGGACTGCCGGGCGCACTCGCCGCCACATTCGACGAGGGTCTGGCGCAGGCGCTGCAATCATCGCAGATCAACAGCAGGACCCTTTCCGCCGGCATGCGCTGGGATTTCAGACGCAACATGGACCTCAAGGCCCAGATCGACCTGATTCACGCAGCCCCAGGATCCACCTTGCAGGTGCGCAACACCACCCCGAACGCCGGCGCCCGTGCCGCCGTCTTCAGTCTCTCGCTCGATTTCATTTTCTGACGGGAGAACACGGCGTGATCAGGACGGCATTTCTCGCGATACTCGGCTGGCTTCTGCTGGGTCCGGCATCGACTGCGGCGGAAATGATCGTCTTCGTCAATCCGCAAAGTGGCGTCGAACAGCTTACCCGCACGCAGATCACCAACATTTTCCTGGGCAATCACCGCGAATACCCCAACGGACTGATGGCCAAACCGATCGACTTGCCGGTCGCTGCCCCCGAAAAGACCCTGTTCTATCGTGCGCTGGTCAACAAGGATCTCGACCAGATGGCCGCCTACTGGTCGCGCCTCGTCTTCGCCGGCAACACCCAGCCGCCAATGCAGACAGGCACGGTCCAGGAGGCGGTGCAGGCGGTCGCAAACAATCGCAACGCCATTGGCTATGCGGACCGCAAACAAGTTGACCCGGCCCGGGTCAGGATCGTGTTCGCCTTCCCGTAACATGCGCACGCTATCGCCGACGACAGACGGTGCGGCAGACCGCTCAAAGCGCAGGCGCCCGCGATTTCGTTTGTATCCGCAACACCGGAGCCTTCTCGCCAAGACGCTGCTCATCGTTGCCGGCGCCACCTGCCTGACCTCGGCGATGATCGTCATTGCGGCGATCCTGATCACCTATCGGCAATTCGAAAGCAACGCCAAGGACAATCTCGACGAAACCATCGAGGCGATGCGCTCGATGGCCAGCATCGCCTGTTATGCCAAAGACGCCATGCTGGCGAAGGAAACGGCACAGGCCATCATCAAGAACAGCAATGTCCTGCAGGTCTCGATCACGGCCTACGGCAAAGTTCTCGGCAGCGCGGCTCGTGCCGGCAGCGGACCATTGTTCACCGAAGCATCGGACAGGGTGATCGAGCGCTCGCTGAGCTCCCCGTTCGACAGCGACGAAATCATCGGCAAGGTGTCGCTGATGCCGAACTGGCCGGAAATCAACCGGCGCGTACTCCAGTCGGTCGAATCGAACGCGACGATGATGCTGTTCATGGCCATCGCGATCATTTCGGTTGTCGGCTTCGTCATCACCTTCTTCATCGTCCACCCGGTGCAGATGATCTCGAACCAGCTTCACCGGCTGAACACCCACGAAGACGACGTCCTGAAGATGCCTGAAGGTCATGAGGCGAATGAACTCGGCCGCCTCGTCGCTGACATCAACGATCTGCTCGGGCGCCTGCGCAGTTCGCTCGCCCGCGAACACGAACTGCACCTGCAGCAAGTCATCCACGAAAAGCTCCGGTTGCCGGCCGCTGTGTTCGAACACAGTCACGAAGGCATCACCATCACCGATGCCGAAAACAACATCGTCGCCGTCAATCGGGCCTTCACCCAGATCACCGGCTATTCGGAAACCGACGTCCTCGGCAGGAATCCCAGCGTCCTGGCCTCCGGCCGGCACGGCAAGGAGTTCTACGCGCGCATGTGGCGCAGCCTCACGACGCTCGGCTACTGGAAAGGCGAGGTGTGGAACCGCTGCAAGAACGGGGAAATCAAACCCAAATGGTTCAGCATCAGCGTCATTCGCGACGGCACCGGCAAGGTCGAAAACTACCTGGCCATCTTTTCCGACATCACCGACCGCAAGCGGGCCGAAGAACGAATCGAATTTCTCGCCCACCACGATGCGCTGACCCAGTTGCCGAACCGCGTCCTGACCCGCGACCGCTTCGAGCAGGCCGTTGCCAGCGCAGCGCGCGACAATGCCGGTGTGGCGCTGCTCTACATCGACCTCGACAATTTCAAATACGTCAACGACACATTCGGCCACCAGGCCGGCGATCATCTCCTGCTCACCGTCGTCGAGCGGCTCAAGAAACACATGCGCGACAGCGACACCATTTCGCGCCAGGGCGGTGACGAGTTCCTGCTGATCCTCGGGCACATCCGCGACAAGGACGTCGTCGAGCGCGTCTGCCGCCAGCTCCTCGGCAACATCGCCTCGCCGTTCGACATCGAAGGCCATCTGGTTGGCATATCCGCCTGCATCGGCGTCGCCATGTATCCGGAAGACGGTACCGATTTCGGCACACTGCTCAAGAATGCCGACGCGGCAATGTACGCAGCGAAGACCGGCGGCAAGAACGCCTATCGTTTCTATGTCGAGGAAATGAATCTCGACGCGCTCGACAAGCTTCGCCTCAAGGCGCATCTGCGCAATGCCATCACCAACGGCGGCTTCCGCCTCGCCTATCAGGCACAGATCGACATCGCCAGCGGCAACATCGTCGGCGCCGAGGCGCTGGTTCGCTGGCATCGCTCCGACGAACACGACATCATCACCCCGGACCGTTTCATTGCGCTGGCGGAAGAATCCGGCCTGATCGGCGACATCGGGAATTGGGTCATCGAGGAGGCCTGCCGCCAGGCGACGCGATGGTTCACCGCCGACATCCCGCCACTTGTCATATCGGTCAATGTTTCGTCGCTGCAATTCAACGGTGAGGCCATCGTCGCCAGCGTCCGCAACGCGCTCCTGCGCACCGGCATGCCTTCGAGCTGGCTGGGTCTGGAATTCACCGAAACGGTCTTGCTCAGCGACATCCGCCATTCGGTCGCCATCATCGAAAAACTGAAATCACTCGGCGTCAGTCTCTCGATCGACGATTTCGGCACCGGATATTCGAGCCTCAGCTACCTGCAGCAACTCAAGGTCGACAAGCTCAAAATCGACCAGTCCTTCGTCCGCAACATCGGTTCGACGCCGGAAGGCAGCGGTATCATCGAGGCCATCGTTCACCTCGGTCAGGCCCTGAAGCTCACCGTCATCGCCGAAGGCGTCGAAACTGCGCAACAACTCGCGACGCTGAAGGCGCTCGGTTGCGACGAGGCACAGGGCTACCTGATCAGCCGCCCGCTCGAAGCCGAAGCATTCGAACAATTCCTCAGAGAGCGACCGCGGCGAAAATTACAGTAGAATAGTCGCCCGTTTAGCCAAGAAAGTGAATTGAAGCGATGCCAAACATCGTCCAACGTTTTTTGTTCGACGACCTCGACATTCGCGGCGCCGTCGTCCGCATGGACTCCGTCTGGCAGCAGTTGCTGACCGATCGCGACTACCCCGCGACAATCATCGACCTGCTCGGGCAGATGAGCGCCACCAGCGTGCTGCTTGCCGACGCGCTCAAGCAGCCGGGGCGGCTGACCATCCAGTTGCGTGGCAACGGTCCGCTGTCGCTGCTCGTGATCGATTGCAGCGAAACGCTCAACCTGCGCTGCATGGCACAGGTCGGCGAAAACATCGGCAGTTCGACCGCACTTGTCGAACTGCTCGGTCACGGCCAGCTTCTGCTCTCGCTCGACATGGCCTCGATGCGGGAACCCTACCAGAGCGTGGTTCCCGTCGTCGGCGACAGCATTGCCGCCATCTTCGAACACTATCTGGGGCAATCCGAACAACTCGCTTCGCGTTTCTTCCTAGCCGCTTCGTCCGAGGGCATCGCCGGCCTCTTCCTGCAAAAAATGCCCTCGACCGATGAGCGCGATGCCGACGGCTGGGCGCGCGTCGAGGCGCTGGCCGCCACCGTCACCAACGACGAACTGCTGTCGCTCGACAGCGAAGCGCTGCTGACCCGGTTGTTCCACGAAGAAACGGTGCGCCTTTTCGCCGCGCGCGAGATCATCCACCAGTGCCCGATGGACTGGGAGAAAGTCAGCAACATGCTGCGCACGCTCGGCCGCGAAGATGTCTACCGGACACTCGCGGCGAACGGCGCCGTCGTCATCCGTGACGACCTCGCAAACCATACCTACCGCTTCGACAAGGCAAAGATCGACGAGATCTTCAGCAACGTTTCCGACTCGCCGCGATCGGTGCACTGAGGCATTCGCAGCGCCGGGAAAACGAAAGCAGTTTGCAAGCTTGTCCGGCTAAAGTTCCCCTATCGCCAACGTACAGGGGGGAACATCAGCATGGACCGTCGTCAATTCAATCTCGGGCTGCTCGGACTCGGCGCCGCTTCGACACTGCCGCTCGGACTGGCCGCCTGCGCGACCGGTGCGACCGGCGAGAAACGCAGCGTCACCGGCATCGACACGCATGCCCACGTTTTTCATCGCGGCCTGCCCTTCGTACCGAACCGCCGCTATACGCCGGATTACGACGCCCTGCCCGCCGACTACCTGCGCATGCTCGACAGCAACGGCATGAGCCATGGCGTCATTGTCCCGATCAGCATACTCGGCACCAACAACGACTACACGCTGGAGGTCATCCGCCAGAGCGGCGGACGCGTGCGCGGGCTGGCGGTCATCGACCCGGCCAAGGACATCGGCAAGCTCGACGCACTCAATGCCGGCGGCATTGTCGGCATCCGCCTCAACCTGATCGGCAAACCGGTCGACGACATGAAGAGCAGCGTCTGGCGGGAACTCGTCGCCACCTGCCGCCGCCTCGACTGGCAGATCGAGGTCTATGACGACGCGTCGCGCCTGGCACAAACGGTGACGCCACTCATCGACCAGGGCGCCAAGGTCGTCGTCGACCACTTCGGCAAACCCGACGTCGGTCAGGGCATCAGCGATCCCGGCTTCAAGTAT
The uncultured Propionivibrio sp. DNA segment above includes these coding regions:
- a CDS encoding Hsp33 family molecular chaperone HslO, which encodes MPNIVQRFLFDDLDIRGAVVRMDSVWQQLLTDRDYPATIIDLLGQMSATSVLLADALKQPGRLTIQLRGNGPLSLLVIDCSETLNLRCMAQVGENIGSSTALVELLGHGQLLLSLDMASMREPYQSVVPVVGDSIAAIFEHYLGQSEQLASRFFLAASSEGIAGLFLQKMPSTDERDADGWARVEALAATVTNDELLSLDSEALLTRLFHEETVRLFAAREIIHQCPMDWEKVSNMLRTLGREDVYRTLAANGAVVIRDDLANHTYRFDKAKIDEIFSNVSDSPRSVH
- a CDS encoding MTH1187 family thiamine-binding protein; this encodes MVLLEFSMFPTTVGESKSAYVARIIDIIDRSGVTYQLTPMGTILEGEWSEVMGVVTACFEALKADCPRISTQLKVDYRAGSDSRMKTKIAAVENHLGRKLST
- a CDS encoding amidohydrolase family protein; this encodes MDRRQFNLGLLGLGAASTLPLGLAACATGATGEKRSVTGIDTHAHVFHRGLPFVPNRRYTPDYDALPADYLRMLDSNGMSHGVIVPISILGTNNDYTLEVIRQSGGRVRGLAVIDPAKDIGKLDALNAGGIVGIRLNLIGKPVDDMKSSVWRELVATCRRLDWQIEVYDDASRLAQTVTPLIDQGAKVVVDHFGKPDVGQGISDPGFKYLLGVAATRQVWVKLSAPYRSSDAIAADAAPLLLKAFGPERLVWGSDWPHTAFEGKVSHRTLRAQLDGWVPDAEARRIILTETPAKLFRF
- a CDS encoding winged helix DNA-binding protein — translated: MTTRTPSSKDHAKEQPRIVSSAHLVSEKSPELSEIEFGLIIFSHAFNRWMIRCMSAAGVKDMTPVDVMVMHHINHRGSEKRLADICFVLNIEDTHVVSYSVKKLLGMDLVQSTKRGKEVFLKATEAGAALCARYRDVREACLLPGFSGESEENGRFGEVAQLLRTLSGRYDQAARAASSY
- a CDS encoding EAL domain-containing protein — encoded protein: MYPQHRSLLAKTLLIVAGATCLTSAMIVIAAILITYRQFESNAKDNLDETIEAMRSMASIACYAKDAMLAKETAQAIIKNSNVLQVSITAYGKVLGSAARAGSGPLFTEASDRVIERSLSSPFDSDEIIGKVSLMPNWPEINRRVLQSVESNATMMLFMAIAIISVVGFVITFFIVHPVQMISNQLHRLNTHEDDVLKMPEGHEANELGRLVADINDLLGRLRSSLAREHELHLQQVIHEKLRLPAAVFEHSHEGITITDAENNIVAVNRAFTQITGYSETDVLGRNPSVLASGRHGKEFYARMWRSLTTLGYWKGEVWNRCKNGEIKPKWFSISVIRDGTGKVENYLAIFSDITDRKRAEERIEFLAHHDALTQLPNRVLTRDRFEQAVASAARDNAGVALLYIDLDNFKYVNDTFGHQAGDHLLLTVVERLKKHMRDSDTISRQGGDEFLLILGHIRDKDVVERVCRQLLGNIASPFDIEGHLVGISACIGVAMYPEDGTDFGTLLKNADAAMYAAKTGGKNAYRFYVEEMNLDALDKLRLKAHLRNAITNGGFRLAYQAQIDIASGNIVGAEALVRWHRSDEHDIITPDRFIALAEESGLIGDIGNWVIEEACRQATRWFTADIPPLVISVNVSSLQFNGEAIVASVRNALLRTGMPSSWLGLEFTETVLLSDIRHSVAIIEKLKSLGVSLSIDDFGTGYSSLSYLQQLKVDKLKIDQSFVRNIGSTPEGSGIIEAIVHLGQALKLTVIAEGVETAQQLATLKALGCDEAQGYLISRPLEAEAFEQFLRERPRRKLQ
- the fliW gene encoding flagellar assembly protein FliW, which gives rise to MKIDIDRLGLKNVDVDPDTLFNFPQGLAGFETHHRFKLFHQEGGSTVFWLQSVDDSQVMFPIVVPEALDLAYDIELSDEDCAVLGLSDPSDAAVVVIVYRDASADGVIGANTRSPVILNLKSRLGIQKVLHEIHPSVLYRGR
- a CDS encoding ArsC family reductase; translated protein: MRTPMITVYGIKNCDTMKKAFAWLDANGIAYEFIDYKQAGVVADRLPDWNRRAGWQTLLNTRGLMWRKLSEAERADLDEDKALALMTRHPVLVKRPVLDTGKTLLVGFSSESYGETLG
- a CDS encoding Tex family protein, with the protein product MSSAELRITQKIAEEVGCRLQQVVATVTLLDEGATVPFIARYRKEVTGGLDDTQLRLLDERLTYLRELEDRRAAILASIEEQGKLTPELAAQIDGAETKQSLEDLYLPYKPKRRTKAQIAREAGLAPLAEALLADPTLSPESEAEKYLNADAGFTDTKAVLDGARQILMEQFSEDAVLLGDLRAYLDDHAVVKSTVVEGKETEGAKFRDYFDYSEPLASVPSHRALALFRGRNEGMLQVALVLDSELDEANKPVGHNPCEARIAKRAGISDQGRPADKWLSDTVRWTWRIKVFMHLESDLMNALRERAEEEAIRVFGTNLHDLLLAAPAGPRTTMGIDPGIRTGCKVAVVDATGKLLETATIYPHEPRCDWNGALHTLAVLAKKHNVNLISIGNGTASRETDKLAADLIRGLPELRMTKIVVSEAGASVYSASEYAAREFPELDVSLRGAVSIARRLQDPLAELVKIEPKSIGVGQYQHDVSQTKLARALDGVVEDCVNAVGVDVNTASIPLLTRVSGLNSTLASNIVAFRDKHGAFANRKALLEVPRMGDKTFEQAAGFLRVMSGDNPLDASAVHPEAYPLVERILADIKKGIKDVIGDTRLVKSLQAVKYTDEKFGLPTVQDILKELEKPGRDPRPEFKTAVFKDGVEEVKDLRPGMLLEGVVTNVANFGAFVDIGVHQDGLVHISSLSNKFVKDPREVVKAGDVVKVKVLEVDLPRQRIALTMRLTDDVPAGPKTGNVPMSGKARQQQARQPEQSGAMAAAFAKLKR